From Cyprinus carpio isolate SPL01 chromosome A7, ASM1834038v1, whole genome shotgun sequence, a single genomic window includes:
- the LOC109073198 gene encoding iroquois-class homeodomain protein IRX-6-like isoform X1, with product MVTKEAAMSFSQFGYPYNATSQFFVSANPSTTCCDTISRSVTEGSSASQTAASFCCPSYENRLLASTRTELNAALGMYGSPYAAAAAAAGQNYANYFPYSADPSAIYSSLNPQYEIKEGSGSLHGTITQPAAYYPYDHSLGQYQYDRYGTVDFNGSTRRKNATRETTSTLKTWLYEHRKNPYPTKGEKIMLAIITKMTLTQVSTWFANARRRLKKENKMTWSPKSKAGDDRKEDLNKSDPDSITKDSKDNKDERDLQFSDLDDIEDEDCDKLDSDCEKSGQDDLSTSSPPKRDCNPDLPLHSNFPSFPCGLKSLGALNSDYLDSLGSKPQQQQPSPQATSINTVALSHFESSEKPRIWSLARTAAAGVVLGTQHGGDVRTGPVDCQMQGVRLPTVRGVQCGQLKGLQDPTSLSNTESLYQEGLQGIHKAYSTGSYKTLQLHSSSYPGLTESCLYSSMEGFTSAGKTETESSELNDNCPTIQDVKTTAFRPVMKSTVEMPINTGTFL from the exons ATGGTAACAAAAGAAGCAGCTATGTCTTTCTCTCAGTTTGGATATCCTTACAATGCAACTTCTCAG TTTTTCGTCTCAGCAAATCCCAGTACGACTTGCTGCGATACGATTTCCAGGTCGGTGACGGAAGGATCGAGCGCGTCTCAGACCGCAGCCTCCTTCTGCTGTCCCTCCTATGAGAACCGGCTGCTGGCTAGCACGCGGACCGAGCTCAACGCCGCGCTCGGGATGTACGGCTCTCCCTACGCAGCAGCAGCGGCCGCAGCCGGTCAGAACTACGCCAATTACTTTCCGTACAGCGCCGACCCCTCTGCCATCTACTCCAGCCTG aACCCACAATATGAAATCAAAGAGGGGTCAGGCAGTCTTCATGGCACTATAACCCAGCCCGCTGCCTACTATCCATATGACCACTCACTGGGCCAGTACCAGTATGACAG GTATGGGACAGTTGATTTTAATGGGTCAACCCGGAGAAAAAATGCCACGCGAGAGACAACAAGCACTCTTAAAACATGGCTTTATGAACATCGGAAGAACCCATATCCTACAAAGGGTGAGAAGATCATGCTGGCCATTATCACCAAAATGACTCTCACACAAGTGTCTACCTGGTTTGCCAATGCTAGAAGGAGACTAAAAAAAGAGAACAAGATGACCTGGTCCCCCAAAAGCAAAGCGGGCGATGACAGGAAGGAAGACCTCAATAAGAGTGACCCAGACAGTATTACCAAGG ACTCCAAAGACAATAAGGATGAGCGGGACCTGCAGTTCAGTGACCTGGATGACATAGAGGATGAGGACTGTGACAAGCTGGACAGTGACTGTGAGAAATCAGGTCAAGATGACCTCTCAACTTCCTCCCCTCCAAAGAGGGACTGTAACCCTGACCTCCCTCTCCACTCGAACTTTCCATCTTTTCCCTGTGGTCTAAAGAGTTTGGGGGCTCTGAACTCTGACTACCTGGATTCTCTGGGCTCCAAACCACAGCAGCAACAGCCCTCACCTCAGGCCACCTCTATCAACACTGTGGCACTCTCTCACTTTGAGTCATCAGAGAAGCCCCGGATCTGGTCGCTGGCACGTACGGCCGCCGCAGGGGTTGTATTAGGCACGCAGCATGGTGGGGATGTACGGACTGGGCCTGTGGACTGTCAGATGCAGGGAGTCAGGTTGCCAACAGTCAGAGGAGTGCAGTGTGGACAGCTGAAGGGCCTTCAGGACCCTACCAGCCTCAGCAATACGGAAAGCCTTTACCAAGAAGGACTGCAGGGGATACACAAGGCATACAGTACTGGGAGCTACAAGACCCTCCAACTCCACTCTTCATCCTATCCTGGACTGACAGAATCCTGCCTGTATTCCTCAATGGAAG GCTTCACCAGTGcaggaaagacagagacagaatcCAGTGAGCTCAACGACAATTGTCCAACAATCCAGGATGTCAAAACCACTGCATTCAGACCTGTGATGAAGAG CACTGTGGAAATGCCAATAAACACTGGGACATTTTTATGA
- the LOC109073198 gene encoding iroquois-class homeodomain protein IRX-6-like isoform X2, translating into MVTKEAAMSFSQFGYPYNATSQFFVSANPSTTCCDTISRSVTEGSSASQTAASFCCPSYENRLLASTRTELNAALGMYGSPYAAAAAAAGQNYANYFPYSADPSAIYSSLNPQYEIKEGSGSLHGTITQPAAYYPYDHSLGQYQYDRYGTVDFNGSTRRKNATRETTSTLKTWLYEHRKNPYPTKGEKIMLAIITKMTLTQVSTWFANARRRLKKENKMTWSPKSKAGDDRKEDLNKSDPDSITKDSKDNKDERDLQFSDLDDIEDEDCDKLDSDCEKSGQDDLSTSSPPKRDCNPDLPLHSNFPSFPCGLKSLGALNSDYLDSLGSKPQQQQPSPQATSINTVALSHFESSEKPRIWSLARTAAAGVVLGTQHGGDVRTGPVDCQMQGVRLPTVRGVQCGQLKGLQDPTSLSNTESLYQEGLQGIHKAYSTGSYKTLQLHSSSYPGLTESCLYSSMEGFTSAGKTETESSELNDNCPTIQDVKTTAFRPVMKR; encoded by the exons ATGGTAACAAAAGAAGCAGCTATGTCTTTCTCTCAGTTTGGATATCCTTACAATGCAACTTCTCAG TTTTTCGTCTCAGCAAATCCCAGTACGACTTGCTGCGATACGATTTCCAGGTCGGTGACGGAAGGATCGAGCGCGTCTCAGACCGCAGCCTCCTTCTGCTGTCCCTCCTATGAGAACCGGCTGCTGGCTAGCACGCGGACCGAGCTCAACGCCGCGCTCGGGATGTACGGCTCTCCCTACGCAGCAGCAGCGGCCGCAGCCGGTCAGAACTACGCCAATTACTTTCCGTACAGCGCCGACCCCTCTGCCATCTACTCCAGCCTG aACCCACAATATGAAATCAAAGAGGGGTCAGGCAGTCTTCATGGCACTATAACCCAGCCCGCTGCCTACTATCCATATGACCACTCACTGGGCCAGTACCAGTATGACAG GTATGGGACAGTTGATTTTAATGGGTCAACCCGGAGAAAAAATGCCACGCGAGAGACAACAAGCACTCTTAAAACATGGCTTTATGAACATCGGAAGAACCCATATCCTACAAAGGGTGAGAAGATCATGCTGGCCATTATCACCAAAATGACTCTCACACAAGTGTCTACCTGGTTTGCCAATGCTAGAAGGAGACTAAAAAAAGAGAACAAGATGACCTGGTCCCCCAAAAGCAAAGCGGGCGATGACAGGAAGGAAGACCTCAATAAGAGTGACCCAGACAGTATTACCAAGG ACTCCAAAGACAATAAGGATGAGCGGGACCTGCAGTTCAGTGACCTGGATGACATAGAGGATGAGGACTGTGACAAGCTGGACAGTGACTGTGAGAAATCAGGTCAAGATGACCTCTCAACTTCCTCCCCTCCAAAGAGGGACTGTAACCCTGACCTCCCTCTCCACTCGAACTTTCCATCTTTTCCCTGTGGTCTAAAGAGTTTGGGGGCTCTGAACTCTGACTACCTGGATTCTCTGGGCTCCAAACCACAGCAGCAACAGCCCTCACCTCAGGCCACCTCTATCAACACTGTGGCACTCTCTCACTTTGAGTCATCAGAGAAGCCCCGGATCTGGTCGCTGGCACGTACGGCCGCCGCAGGGGTTGTATTAGGCACGCAGCATGGTGGGGATGTACGGACTGGGCCTGTGGACTGTCAGATGCAGGGAGTCAGGTTGCCAACAGTCAGAGGAGTGCAGTGTGGACAGCTGAAGGGCCTTCAGGACCCTACCAGCCTCAGCAATACGGAAAGCCTTTACCAAGAAGGACTGCAGGGGATACACAAGGCATACAGTACTGGGAGCTACAAGACCCTCCAACTCCACTCTTCATCCTATCCTGGACTGACAGAATCCTGCCTGTATTCCTCAATGGAAG GCTTCACCAGTGcaggaaagacagagacagaatcCAGTGAGCTCAACGACAATTGTCCAACAATCCAGGATGTCAAAACCACTGCATTCAGACCTGTGATGAAGAGGTGA